Genomic segment of Plectropomus leopardus isolate mb unplaced genomic scaffold, YSFRI_Pleo_2.0 unplaced_scaffold26344, whole genome shotgun sequence:
TGTCTCTGCAGAGCTCCAGTCTGAAGACGGCTCTGCTGGATTACATCAAGCGCTGCCTCCCTGCAGACAGCGAGAAGCACAACATGGTGGCGCTGTGCTTCAGCATGAGGAGGGAGATCGGAGAAAACCACGAGATGGCGGCGAGAACGCAGCTGAAGATCATCGAGTCTCAGGCGTGGGGTGAGCCGGCGCCTACAGCCGTCAACGCCAGATTATCCCCGAAATCTGGATGTTATTCTGAATCAgctgtttgtggttttgtctcCAGTCGTCACCGCTGATCTGAAGAGCTCGCTGCTCAAAGTGTTGGCGCTGCTGAAGGACGCCGCCGAGAGCTTCTCGAAGGTACGTCAGCTCCTCCGCGTCCAGCTGGTCCCACCGTTAACGCCCGGACGACatcctcactgtgtgtgtgtgtgtgtgtgtgtgtgtgtgtgtgtgtgtgtgtgtgtgtgtgtgtgtgtgtgtgtgtgtccaggacTCGTGTGTGCGTCAGGCCGCTCGCTGTGTCCGAACCGCCAAGCTGGTCGCTCTTCAGCTGCACTTCCTGAACCAGGGATCGGATCTGCGCATCATCAACCTGCGACCTGCGGAGCTGCTGAACGCCGTCGCGGCGCTCCCACGATGCTACCAGGTGTGTTTACGTTACTGAGGACACAGACCCCGAAACTCTGCAGCGGGGACGCTCCGCTCGCTCTGCTGGGCCacgttttctggattttaagacgtttcagcattttcaggatgtttcagGGATCCAGGACATTTCAGGGTCTAAGCATGTCTCtgagattttgggacatttctataattttaggatgttgcCAGGAatataggacatttcttagattttagggtgattctcagatttttggatgtgtttgGGATTTAATAACGTTT
This window contains:
- the LOC121966928 gene encoding spatacsin-like, with the translated sequence MVALCFSMRREIGENHEMAARTQLKIIESQAWVVTADLKSSLLKVLALLKDAAESFSKDSCVRQAARCVRTAKLVALQLHFLNQGSDLRIINLRPAELLNAVAALPRCYQVFVVSEAYSYSPDWAEILYQKVILKGDFVYLEELKRHRPLTSGLFEDIFKK